From the Alphaproteobacteria bacterium genome, the window ACAAATTCTTGGAAGAGAAAAGTCAATAAAAAATAGAAAAAGGAGCGGCCAATGGCCAAAACAACGGTGCGATTTGTTTGCCAAGATTGTGGAACTTGGCATTCGAAATGGGGAGGCAAATGTGAGGGATGTGGCGCCTGGAATCGGCTGGTCGAAGAGCAGGTAGAAAAGAAGCTCAGCTCGAACCGTCCTTCTTCCGTTGAATTTGTAGGAATTGTTGGTGAGTCTCCGGTAGAACCTCGAAAAGTAACTCAAATTGCCGAATTTGATCGAGTTTGCGGTGGTGGTGTGGTACCGGGCTCTGTTTTGCTGGTGGGGGGAGATCCTGGCATTGGAAAATCTACCTTATTGCTCCAAGTTGTTGCCGCTTTGGCTCGTCAGGTACCTTGCGCTTATATTTCTGGGGAAGAAGCTGTCGCTCAAGTTCGTCTGAGAGCTCAACGGCTAGGAGTAGAAGGGGGATCACAACTCCATTTGGCATCTGCCACCAATGTGACCGATATTTTGAAAGCTCTGGATGAACTTGGAAATATTGAATTGGTCGTCATTGACTCTATTCAAACGATGGCTATCGATGCCATAGAATCAGCGCCTGGCACTGTTTCTCAAGTTCGCGCCTGTGCCCATGAACTTATTGTTGCCGCTAAGAAGCGCAATATAATTGTTGTTTTGGTAGGACACGTTACGAAAGAAGGGGTATTAGCGGGACCTCGTGTTTTGGAACATATGGTCGATACGGTTTTGTATTTTGAGGGGGAGCGAAATTATCATTACCGCATCCTTAGGTCTGTAAAAAATCGTTATGGTGCAACTGATGAAATCGGCGTATTTGAAATGACAGACCGAGGACTTAGTGAGGTGCCTAATCCTTCAGCGCTATTTTTAAATGATCATAATCAAGAGGTTAGCGGATCAGCTATCTTTGCCGGTATTGAAGGAACACGCCCCATTTTGTCTGAAATTCAAGCGTTGGTTGCGCCCACTTATTTGGCTTCACCGCGTCGGACCGCAGTGGGGTGGGACTCAGGTCGTTTGTCTATGATTTTGGCTGTACTTGAATCGCGGTGTGGTTTGACTTTTGGCAATAAGGATGTCTATCTGAATGTAGCGGGTGGTCTCAAGATATCTGAACCTGCTGCTGATTTAGCCGTTGCTGCTGCATTGGTTTCTGCGTTGGTTAATATCCCCCTCCCGCCACAAAGTGTTTTCTTTGGAGAAATTGGGCTTGCTGGGGAAGTTCGTGCGGTTGCTCAGGCAGAGAACCGATTGAAGGAAGCAGCAAAATTGGGATTCATTCGTGCCTATTGTGCTCTCCCAACACAACAAAAAGGCAAATCCAGTAAGGGGGGAATTGAAACAATTCATGTCATGAAGTATTTGATTGAACTATTGGACTTTTTGCCAAAAATACCCCATAATAAGGCAAAATCTTTAGCATTTTAAAATGCCATTTTGGAGTTATCAACGAAAATGAGTGGTTTAGATATTGCCATTCTCGCAGTTTTTTTTGTTTCAGCTTTAATTGGAGCATTGCGAGGATTTACGAAAGAAGTCTTAAGTTTATTTAGCTGGGGAGGCGCTATTAGCTTATCCTATTTGCTTTTACCTTTAGGTCGAGCAATCGTCCAACCTTACATTGCAAATCCTATGATGGTGGATGGTGTTGCCCTTTTTTCTATATTTATTATTGCTTTAATTATTTTGAGTATCGTTGCTAATATTATTGCTGGGTACATTCACGAAAGTTCATTTCGAGGTGTAGATCACTCCCTTGGTTTTGGGTTCGGAATGTTAAGGGGTGTTGTATTTATCAGTGCTACTGAGCTTATTTTTAGTACTTTTTCACCCCGACAAACTCAATCGCCAACAATACAATCCGCTCGTTTTATTCCTATGGTTCGACGCGGGGGAGATATTGTTTTAGACTTTCTTCCAACATCTCTGCGTAATCTGATTCTTGAGCAAGCTTTAAAAGTAGAAGAGCATGTTAATGCTAAAGCTCAAGAAAATTTGAAACATGCTTTACCGGCAGAGGGCATTAAAAATAGTTTAATGAGCCAACTAATTGTAGGCAATCCCACCCCGGGTGGACCAGCCAGTGAGAGCGGAATGGCTGCGGGACAACACTCACACTCATCTTCCTATCCCCCAACTGCACTCCCTTCGACTACCCATAATGCCCAACCTCAAGGACCTTTTAATGGCGGCACGCATCAACATGAAGTTATGGCTCAACCCCAAGTTCCCACTCAATCGGGAATGGTTGTTATTCATCCCCAGCCCCCCTCATCAGGTACTCCGCTCGTACAGACACAAAGCCAGCCACCCTATGCCCCAGATTTTCAACAAGGAGGGAGTCAAGTTCCATCTCCTTATCCCCAAGGATTGGGCCAGAGGGGAACGCAAGATAGACAAAAGACTGTGGATGAACTCTCTCGCTTAAGGCCCCAGTCTTCCCCGAAGGAAGATGCTGGATATACAAAAGGACAGCGAGACGATATGAATCGTTTATTCCAGTCCGTTGAAGGGGAATAAATTTGTGAGGTACATTGGGGTGGTTGTTGGCTTTATGATTTCATTGACCACAACGCACGGTAATCAACTTTCCCTTCCTACAATAAAACTTCCCCTTTGGACACTGGTTTTGCATCCCCATGGTAAGAAGGAGTTTCCTTATCGGTTTCGATCAAGTTGGGATACTATCCCTCAAACTTTTACGACGACGGGTTTGTCAGACCTTAACTTATCTGGTAGCGCTCAATTCTCCGTTTCTCAATTCTCTACCTATTTAAATTACATGCAAAGTTTGGGCGTATCTCCCAACCAAATTGTTGTTGTGGATTTAAGGGAAGAGCCTCACGCATTCATTAATGGTGATGCCTTTACTTGGTATGCAAAGAATGCTTGGTGGACCCAAGGCAACCCTGTTTCTCTTGTTCTTTCTATGGAAAAAGAGCGCCTTGCGACTTTACAGTTGGGACAAAGAATTTCTTTAAAACGAATTGATCACAAAGATAAAGCGGGCCATATCCAAGCTATTTCTGATCATGAATATAAAATCACTATTCTTCAAACAGAAGAGCAGGTTGTGAGGGCCGCTGGAGCTCATTATGTGCGTATACCGGTTACGGACCACATGCGCCCTGAAGATAAGGATGTCGACCAATTTTTGAGTGTGGTTGCCCGTTTACCCTTACAAACCAGATTATATATTCATTGTCATGCAGGCAGAGGGAGAACCTCAACTTTTATGATAATGTACGATATAATTCGCAATCCTAAATTGCCCTTAAATGCTATCATCGATCGTCAAGTTCACCTGGGTTCACTTGATGTGCGTCGTCTTTCGAATCATTTGAAATCTCGTAAACATCCGGATGAGCAGTTTCGATTTGAATTCATTAAACTCTTTTACGAATATGTTAATGCCCCTCAGGGGTATGGTTATATCTCTTGGACGAAGTGGCAAATGGAGCGTCATAAAAAATTGCAGGATTCTTCTTCATAAAATTCACCCGTTGTCTATAAGGTGGTGTGAGGTGGGAAATGGCAGATATTTTTTGAGACAAAAATTAAGGGGCACATCAGTGCCCCTTTTTTGTAGATCTTTTATCTTTTATTTCTCGTTACTATAAATGAGGTAGTGGGTGAAAGCTCCCAACATGGCCCCAATAATACTTGTTAAAGCAAATAATCCTAATTGTTGAATTGCCCACTTATCTGCGAATGCTGCAACACCCAGGCTGCGTGCAAAATTAGCTGATCCATTTGTAAGCGGGATAGCAATTAAGTATATAATGACAAAGGTTACACCAATTGCAATACCGCCAAAGCCTTTTGCAAAGCCAGAACTTATTGTGGCCAGCGTTACAAATACAAGGAGGGCTGTTAAGGTTGCTTCAGCTATGCCGCAAGCAAGAATACTGTAATGATTTGGTGAGTGATCACCATAACCATTAGCTGCGAAAGCATCTGCAATGAAACCTGTATGGCCAGAAGCAATAATATAAAGGATATATCCTCCAATAATTCCACCAACTAGCTGAAAGAAGACGTATGGGAGAATTAATTTTGTATCGAAACGCTTGCGTAAAGCTAATCCAACTGTTACGGCTGGATTCACGTGACAACCAGACACAGGACCAATTGCGTAAGTGAGAGCCATGAGAGTTAAGCCAAATGCCAGGGCAACTCCTAATACACCAATTTCGCTTCCCGCAAGGACGGCGCTACCTGCACCAATAAGCACTAACAATAAAGTACCGATCATTTCTGCAAAATATTTTGAAAAAGAACTATACACTTGTATTCTCCTTTAATGAATCAATGGTTACTACTCTTAAAGCTTATACGCATTTTTAAATTAAATCTTCTAAAATTTTACATTCTATTATTTTTCCCCCTATTTATGCTAGAAATTACTTTTAATGAGGGGAGAAATTTTTGAGATTTTAAGAAATTCTCCCCATCATTTAGGGGGAAGTTATGCGGGATGTGAGTACACAATTATATAAAAACTAAGGCCATTTCTCACGCTAGAAAGCCGCCAAGCTCAAAATAATATAAAATTTCCTCTAAAAATAAATACTATAAATTTTTAAAACCGAGCAAAAATTTTGGTGTGGCCAAAATAAAACAGTGGAAAGAAATATTGCAAAACTATTTCGTCATACTGTAAAGCTTGACCCCTTTTAAGAAAAAGGGGCTGAAATATGGCAAGCTATTTTAGGGAGGTAACAATTGCAATTTATTAGAAGTCAATTAATCACGCCGTTGAAGGCGCTCTAAGCGCTCATGACGTTCTTGGGCTTCTAAGGTTAAGGTTGCAATGGGGCGAGCTTCAAGACGCTTTACTCCTATAGGTTCACCTGTTTCGTCACAATATCCATAGGATCCCTCTTCAATACGTCGTAAAGCATCTTCAATTTTATTAATGAGTTTTCTTTCACGGTCACGGGCACGCAATTCAATAGTACGGTCGGTTTCATTGGCTGCACAATCTATAAGATCGGCCTCTACTTGGGGTTCTTCTTGTAAATGTGTAATTGTTTCACTTGATTCTTGAAGTAACTGTTCACGCCAAGTCATTAAGCGATGGCGGAAATACTCAATTTGTTGAGAGCTCATGAATGGCTCGTCATCCGAAGGTCGGTAGTTTTCAAGCACTTCTAAGGGCATAAAGTCTCCTCTTCTGGTGTATTGTCTTTCATCAATATAAATCTCATACATTTACTAATTAATAGTTAATTATTGGTATACTATAGGGTGCGACAAAATGACAATCAAGTCCCTAAAATTATATATAAAATTTATTTTTATAAGTGTGACTTTTAAGCCGATATCTTTTCAGCACTATTGAAAAAACTTGATTTTCTAGTGCTTGCAATTTATCTCGTTTCGTCCTAGGTAGATAGTATATAATGTATCGTGATTTAAAGAAGGAGCTTAGGAATGGATAATAATACTACTGTGAATGTCTCTGACAATGAGTTGGAGCAGAATCTAGAAAAAATGGATAGTGATAAGAAAGAAGGATCTGAAATTGAGGGGCTGGACGGACCTCAAGCAGAAACTAAGCCATCTTTGACTCTAGAAACTGAGCTTGCTACATTAAAAGATCAGTGGTTGAGGGCTATGGCTGAGACGGAGAATTTGCGTCGTCGTGCTCAAAAAGATCGCGAAGAGGCTTTAAAATATGCCAGTACTAACTTTGGTCGAGACATGTTGACTGTTGCAGATAATTTAAGGCGCGCTTTGGAAAGTATTTCAACACTTGAAGCATTACCTGACTCAATAAAGCCCCTAGTTGAAGGGATAGAATTAACGGAAAATTCTTTATTATCGACGTTTGAGCGACACGGTATAAAAAAAATTGATCCTTTAAAAGAAAAATTTGATGCAAATATGCATCAAGCTATGTTTGAAGTTGAGGATGACAGTGTGAGTGCAGGAACCATTGTCCAGGTTTTGCAAGTTGGATATATGATGCATGATAGACTTTTGCGGCCAGCTATGGTTGGGGTATCAAAAACAAAGTAAAAATAATATTTTTTTGTTAAGGTCATCAATTGACCAAAGGACTTGGAAAGAGATAATTATATATACCCGCCAAGTTTTGACACCAAACTTGATTTTTTCGGATGTTTAGATTATATTATTAGCAGACTAACGATAATGCTGCTAATTTTTTGGATAATAATTTTTAAGGAGAATACAAAATGGCAAAAGTAATTGGCATTGACTTGGGTACAACGAACTCCTGTGTTGCGGTTATGGAAGGCAAAAATGCACGC encodes:
- the radA gene encoding DNA repair protein RadA, which produces MAKTTVRFVCQDCGTWHSKWGGKCEGCGAWNRLVEEQVEKKLSSNRPSSVEFVGIVGESPVEPRKVTQIAEFDRVCGGGVVPGSVLLVGGDPGIGKSTLLLQVVAALARQVPCAYISGEEAVAQVRLRAQRLGVEGGSQLHLASATNVTDILKALDELGNIELVVIDSIQTMAIDAIESAPGTVSQVRACAHELIVAAKKRNIIVVLVGHVTKEGVLAGPRVLEHMVDTVLYFEGERNYHYRILRSVKNRYGATDEIGVFEMTDRGLSEVPNPSALFLNDHNQEVSGSAIFAGIEGTRPILSEIQALVAPTYLASPRRTAVGWDSGRLSMILAVLESRCGLTFGNKDVYLNVAGGLKISEPAADLAVAAALVSALVNIPLPPQSVFFGEIGLAGEVRAVAQAENRLKEAAKLGFIRAYCALPTQQKGKSSKGGIETIHVMKYLIELLDFLPKIPHNKAKSLAF
- a CDS encoding aquaporin (porin involved in osmoregulation allowing water to move into and out of the cell in response to osmotic pressure), which translates into the protein MIGTLLLVLIGAGSAVLAGSEIGVLGVALAFGLTLMALTYAIGPVSGCHVNPAVTVGLALRKRFDTKLILPYVFFQLVGGIIGGYILYIIASGHTGFIADAFAANGYGDHSPNHYSILACGIAEATLTALLVFVTLATISSGFAKGFGGIAIGVTFVIIYLIAIPLTNGSANFARSLGVAAFADKWAIQQLGLFALTSIIGAMLGAFTHYLIYSNEK
- the dksA gene encoding RNA polymerase-binding protein DksA is translated as MPLEVLENYRPSDDEPFMSSQQIEYFRHRLMTWREQLLQESSETITHLQEEPQVEADLIDCAANETDRTIELRARDRERKLINKIEDALRRIEEGSYGYCDETGEPIGVKRLEARPIATLTLEAQERHERLERLQRRD
- the grpE gene encoding nucleotide exchange factor GrpE, producing MDNNTTVNVSDNELEQNLEKMDSDKKEGSEIEGLDGPQAETKPSLTLETELATLKDQWLRAMAETENLRRRAQKDREEALKYASTNFGRDMLTVADNLRRALESISTLEALPDSIKPLVEGIELTENSLLSTFERHGIKKIDPLKEKFDANMHQAMFEVEDDSVSAGTIVQVLQVGYMMHDRLLRPAMVGVSKTK